The sequence AGCAAGCTCAGGCGGATGTGATTCTTGTGGGTGATTCTCTTGGCAATGTTGTGCTGGGCTATGACTCAACAATCTATGTAACAATGGAAGATATGCTTCATCACGCTAAAGCAGTCAAGCGTGGGGCTCCTAACACTTTCATAGTAGTAGATATGCCATTTATGAGCTATCACCTTTCTGTCAGAGATACACTAATAAACGGCGCAAGGCTTATTCAGGAAACAGGTGCTCATGCAGTGAAACTAGAAGGGGCTGATGATGTACTCCCTCATATACAGGCACTTGTAAAGGCAGGTATACCTGTTGTTGCCCATCTGGGGCTTACCCCGCAATCCGCCGCAGTTCTTGGTGGATTTAAAGTACAAGGCAAAGATGCTGAAGCCGCTAGAAAAATGCTAGCAGACGTAAAACTCTGCCAGGAAGCCGGAGCCTTTGCAATTGTTCTTGAATGTATTCCTCAACAACTTGCCAAGGAAATTTCAATGTCCTTAGCAATTCCTACTATCGGAATAGGAGCAGGTGTCCATACTGACGGACAAGTCCTGGTATACCATGACATTCTCACTTATGGAGTCAATCGAGTTCCAAAATTCGTTAAAGCATACACAAATGTAGATGAACAAATGACTAACGCCTTACGTGAGTATGTAAGCGAAGTGAGAAGTGAACTTTTCCCTAAAGACCAGCACAGTTTTACGATGAAAGAAGAAGAATTAAAGACTCTTTACGGAGGTAGAGAATAATATTCAACGCCTGTCATACTAACGCCGTTAAGAGCCAACGAATAGTCTATGATAGCCATTGCACTTTAAATTAAAACTATGGTATTGCATGCAAACTATTAAAAGCTGATTTCCTTTACAAGTATGGAATATCAGCTTTTATTTATACTATCTCTTCAACGAGCCATTCATTATCTCCGTATTTGATAAAAAACTGACCCTCCCGCTCGATCAGACTTTTACATAACTCAGCATAGGCAGGACGAGACAGTTTCGTATCACGCTGCCAGAACAGAGAGATGTAGGGGATATTGCTTTTCATGAGAATACTACCAAGGGGCATGGGAAATCTTCGGCCATCATAGAGTTGTATTATAAGTTGACCATCCTCCCCAGTTAACGATGGAACGAAAAAAGGCACATCCTCCACCCTCACAGGGTACAAATGACCCTGCCAGTCAATATGATATTCTTTATGACCATCATTTTTTAGATGGGAAGCAAATAGCTTAATGATTTCGTTATTGATCATAAGCACACCGTCAGCGTACCATAGCCCATCCTTATCAATAAAAAGTTCGGGGGCGCGAAAATTTTCCATGATTCATTCCTCCTTAAGATTAAGGTTGTCAAATCAAAAGATTAGTCCTTAATTAATATTCCATTATCCCCCTCAATTTCCTGCCTACAGTTTCCAATGACTTTCACACATTGAGATACACTAAGGGGCCGGCTGAAAAAATACCCTTGAAATTGCTGGCAGCGGAGCTTTTTCAAAACCTCTGCTTGCTCTGATGTTTCTACGTATTCGGCAAGAACCGTGATTTCCATTGATTCAGCTAGGTAAGTAATTGAGGAAATAATATCCTGGCAACTTTTATTGTCGATAACATCCTTCGTGATAGAACCATCTATTTTAATCTTATCCAAGTTAAAATACTTCATATAATAAAGGGAGGCGTGGCCCGCTCCGAAATCATCCATGGCTATACTTACACCCAGACCTTTAATCTTCTCTAATAAATCAACGGTTTGGGTGTTGGTCCCAAAGGCAACTGTTTCAGTAATTTCTAATTCAACGTCTCTGGGATTAAGTTGAGTAATCCTAAATATATTGACTAGTATATCTAATAGTTGATCATTCAATTGAGTCGGCGAAATATTGATGGCCATTCGAATATCAACAATACCATTCTTATTCCATTCCCCCAGTTGAAAACATGCCGCTTCAATAACCCATCGTCCTAATTTATTTATTATTCCAGCCTCTTCAGCTATAGCAACAACTACCTGTGGGTTCACCCTTCCATAGAAAATATGATTCCACCGAAGCAAAGCCTCCACACCTATAACCGTTCCCTTTTCATCAACCTGGGGCTGATACTCAAGGAAAAACTCTCCCTTTTCAAGAGCTACTTGAATGTCGTAGCTTAGAGCATTAGCCATATTCCCTATCTGATCATTCCTGGTTAAAATTCTCTTTTTTATACTATAATCTTCGCTCAGAACTGTTTGAACTAATTGTTCATAGGTATTGATAATTGCTTTTTGTTTTTGAAGTTCATAGAGCCTAACAAAGGGATAGTACAAACAGGTACCAATTATTATGTTGAAAATCTGCAAAGCCAAGCCCCTCCATGAAGAGGTCGCCAGCCATCCACCCAAAAGGGGCGGTGTTGTCCAGTCAACGGGGGCTATGGTTACCGGGACTAGGCCTATAGATGTTGTTAGATAAGCGATAATAGTTAAGATAAGGGGAACTAGTATATAGGGGATCAAAAATAAGGGATTAAGGACAACAGGCAGACCAAAAACAATTATCTCGTTAATATTAAAGATTGAGGTTAGAAAAGCTATCTTGGCTAATTTTAAAGTATTGCTCTTTTTTCCAGTCAGAAAAATTGCTATTAACAAACATAATGTTGAACCTGAGCCTCCTATCAGGACAAACACATCGAGAAAAGGTTTAGTTAGAATATGTACCGGTTCCCCTCCTGTGGATAGGGCACTGATATTTAGATTTATTGCTTTCATATAGATATCTTGTGAAACGGAATATAAAATATTGTTCCCATGAATACCAAAAAACCAGAAGACCTGATTCAAGAAAACAAATAATATAGATTCTGCAAACTGATTTTCAATGTTTAAAAATAGGTTCATGGATAAATCAGTTATTAGTTGGTTAATATCTTCAATACCCAGATAGGTTAGTAGGACTCTCAACACTGAAACCCCGACGAGGGTTAAGCAAAAAGGGACTATTAAGAATAAGACTTTAGGGATAAGCGGATCGGCATCCACCATAAACGATAAATAATACTTATCCAAACACCTATTAAGATGAATAAATAATTCTGTAGTGAGAACTGTCACAATAATAGATAAGAATATACCTGTTACTCCGGCATTGCTTGTATGTATTCCTGAGCTTCCTGTGTTAATAATAGTTAACAGAGAGATTAGAGCGACAAGGGAAGTTATGATGGGCTTGACACTGTCCTTAGACATCTGAGGATCAGCTATGGCAAGAGAATAGGATATTGTGACAGAAAGGGCCAGTCCCATCAAGCCGAATGTCAAATTCCAAACACTTTGGCCAAAGGTTTTCCATTCAGCTCCAAACAGCGACGTCATTAGATCTTGGTACTGAACAAGGGGAAAATTATTAATAACTAGAGCTATAGACCCGGCAATAATTAATGGGATAATTAGGATTAACCCTTTGTTAATTGATTTTACAATAAGATTTTCA comes from Desulfosporosinus meridiei DSM 13257 and encodes:
- the panB gene encoding 3-methyl-2-oxobutanoate hydroxymethyltransferase, whose product is MKSTKDFWVQKSEGKKIVMVTAYDYPSAKQVEQAQADVILVGDSLGNVVLGYDSTIYVTMEDMLHHAKAVKRGAPNTFIVVDMPFMSYHLSVRDTLINGARLIQETGAHAVKLEGADDVLPHIQALVKAGIPVVAHLGLTPQSAAVLGGFKVQGKDAEAARKMLADVKLCQEAGAFAIVLECIPQQLAKEISMSLAIPTIGIGAGVHTDGQVLVYHDILTYGVNRVPKFVKAYTNVDEQMTNALREYVSEVRSELFPKDQHSFTMKEEELKTLYGGRE
- a CDS encoding EAL domain-containing protein, yielding MKLTQRALDLSTAISENLIVKSINKGLILIIPLIIAGSIALVINNFPLVQYQDLMTSLFGAEWKTFGQSVWNLTFGLMGLALSVTISYSLAIADPQMSKDSVKPIITSLVALISLLTIINTGSSGIHTSNAGVTGIFLSIIVTVLTTELFIHLNRCLDKYYLSFMVDADPLIPKVLFLIVPFCLTLVGVSVLRVLLTYLGIEDINQLITDLSMNLFLNIENQFAESILFVFLNQVFWFFGIHGNNILYSVSQDIYMKAINLNISALSTGGEPVHILTKPFLDVFVLIGGSGSTLCLLIAIFLTGKKSNTLKLAKIAFLTSIFNINEIIVFGLPVVLNPLFLIPYILVPLILTIIAYLTTSIGLVPVTIAPVDWTTPPLLGGWLATSSWRGLALQIFNIIIGTCLYYPFVRLYELQKQKAIINTYEQLVQTVLSEDYSIKKRILTRNDQIGNMANALSYDIQVALEKGEFFLEYQPQVDEKGTVIGVEALLRWNHIFYGRVNPQVVVAIAEEAGIINKLGRWVIEAACFQLGEWNKNGIVDIRMAINISPTQLNDQLLDILVNIFRITQLNPRDVELEITETVAFGTNTQTVDLLEKIKGLGVSIAMDDFGAGHASLYYMKYFNLDKIKIDGSITKDVIDNKSCQDIISSITYLAESMEITVLAEYVETSEQAEVLKKLRCQQFQGYFFSRPLSVSQCVKVIGNCRQEIEGDNGILIKD
- a CDS encoding DUF1285 domain-containing protein, with amino-acid sequence MENFRAPELFIDKDGLWYADGVLMINNEIIKLFASHLKNDGHKEYHIDWQGHLYPVRVEDVPFFVPSLTGEDGQLIIQLYDGRRFPMPLGSILMKSNIPYISLFWQRDTKLSRPAYAELCKSLIEREGQFFIKYGDNEWLVEEIV